The following proteins are encoded in a genomic region of Streptomyces gobiensis:
- a CDS encoding GuaB3 family IMP dehydrogenase-related protein: MTEIEIGRGKRGRQAYAFDDIAVVPSRRTRDPKEVSIAWQIDAYRFELPFLAAPMDSVVSPRTAIRIGELGGLGVLNLEGLWTRYEDPEPLLAEIAGLSEEDANRRLQEIYAEPIKEELIGQRIKEVRDSGVVTAAALSPQRTAQFSKAVVDAGVDIFVIRGTTVSAEHVSSAAEPLNLKQFIYELDVPVIVGGCATYTAALHLMRTGAAGVLVGFGGGAAHTTRNVLGIQVPMATAVADVAAARRDYLDESGGRYVHVIADGGVGWSGDLSKAIACGSDAVMMGSPLARATDAPGRGHHWGMEAVHEDVPRGKKVNLGSVGSTEEILTGPSHTPDGSMNFFGALRRAMATTGYSDLKEFQRVEVTVAPSR, from the coding sequence GTGACTGAGATCGAGATCGGGCGCGGCAAGCGCGGGCGTCAGGCGTACGCCTTTGACGACATCGCCGTGGTGCCCAGTCGGCGCACCCGGGACCCGAAGGAGGTCTCGATCGCCTGGCAGATCGACGCCTACCGCTTTGAGCTGCCGTTCCTGGCCGCCCCCATGGACTCGGTCGTCTCACCGCGGACCGCGATCCGGATCGGCGAGCTGGGCGGCCTCGGCGTGCTGAACCTTGAGGGGCTGTGGACCCGGTACGAGGACCCGGAACCGCTGCTCGCCGAGATCGCCGGGCTGAGCGAGGAGGACGCCAACCGGCGGCTTCAGGAGATCTACGCGGAGCCGATCAAGGAAGAGCTGATCGGCCAGCGGATCAAGGAGGTGCGGGACTCCGGTGTGGTCACCGCCGCCGCGCTCTCCCCGCAGCGCACGGCGCAGTTCTCCAAGGCCGTGGTGGACGCGGGGGTGGACATCTTCGTCATCCGCGGGACCACGGTCTCGGCCGAGCATGTGTCGTCGGCCGCGGAACCGCTGAACCTCAAGCAGTTCATCTACGAGCTCGATGTCCCGGTCATTGTCGGCGGCTGCGCCACCTACACCGCCGCGCTGCATCTGATGCGTACCGGCGCGGCCGGTGTGCTGGTCGGCTTCGGCGGCGGCGCGGCCCACACCACCCGTAATGTGCTGGGGATCCAGGTCCCCATGGCCACCGCTGTCGCGGATGTCGCGGCGGCCCGCCGGGACTACCTCGATGAGTCCGGCGGCCGGTATGTCCATGTCATCGCCGACGGCGGTGTGGGCTGGTCCGGCGACCTGTCCAAGGCCATCGCCTGTGGCTCGGACGCGGTGATGATGGGCTCCCCACTGGCCCGCGCCACGGACGCGCCCGGGCGCGGTCACCACTGGGGTATGGAGGCCGTCCATGAGGATGTGCCGCGCGGCAAGAAGGTGAACCTGGGCAGCGTCGGCTCGACCGAGGAGATCCTCACCGGTCCCTCGCACACCCCCGATGGCTCCATGAACTTCTTCGGCGCACTGCGCCGGGCGATGGCGACGACGGGCTACTCGGACCTCAAGGAGTTCCAGCGCGTCGAGGTCACGGTGGCCCCCTCGCGCTGA
- a CDS encoding nucleotide sugar dehydrogenase has product MPADLAVLGLGHLGLPAVQAATAAGIATIGFDPDERTVAELAAGRPPVDGALAASDMRRMISAGFRATSDSAVLGRVRTALICAPTPLGGDGALDLSAVREAATALAGRLRPRTTVVLESAVYPGSTEEFLRPILEEGSGLRAGRDFHLAYSPGRLDPGSRTFGYPNTPRVIGGLTPACTEAAAAFYGRLTDKVVRARGVREAETSKLLETNFRHVNIALANEMAILCHDLGVDLWDVIRCAETKPFGFQAFRPGPGVGGHGVPIDPNYLSYRSRTLGHPLRLVELAREVNDRMPRYVTQRATTLLNEHGKSARGARVLLLGVTYKPDLPDQEGAPAREIATRLMELGAQLSYHDPYVPQWRVAGQPVPRADSLYEAAAAADLTLLLQHHRTYDLQGLAAKAQLLLDTRGASPAGAAYRL; this is encoded by the coding sequence ATGCCCGCCGATCTCGCTGTTCTCGGCCTCGGTCACCTCGGTCTCCCCGCCGTACAGGCCGCCACCGCCGCCGGTATCGCCACCATCGGTTTCGATCCGGACGAGCGCACCGTGGCGGAGCTGGCCGCCGGACGCCCGCCGGTGGACGGTGCGCTGGCCGCGTCCGACATGCGCCGGATGATCTCCGCTGGCTTCCGGGCGACCAGCGACAGCGCGGTCCTCGGCCGGGTCCGTACGGCCCTGATCTGCGCCCCCACCCCGCTCGGCGGTGATGGCGCGCTCGATCTGTCCGCGGTCCGGGAGGCGGCCACCGCCCTGGCGGGACGGCTGCGCCCGCGCACGACGGTGGTCCTGGAGTCGGCGGTGTACCCGGGCAGTACGGAGGAATTCCTCCGCCCGATCCTGGAAGAGGGCTCCGGCCTGCGGGCGGGCCGCGACTTCCATCTGGCCTACTCCCCAGGGCGGCTCGACCCCGGCAGCCGGACCTTCGGCTATCCGAATACGCCCCGGGTGATCGGCGGTCTGACCCCGGCTTGTACGGAGGCGGCCGCCGCGTTCTACGGCCGGCTCACCGACAAGGTCGTCCGCGCCCGGGGCGTGCGGGAGGCCGAGACCAGCAAGCTCCTGGAAACCAACTTCCGCCATGTCAATATCGCCCTCGCCAATGAGATGGCGATCCTCTGCCATGACCTCGGCGTCGACCTGTGGGACGTCATCCGCTGTGCGGAGACCAAACCGTTTGGCTTCCAGGCCTTCCGCCCGGGCCCCGGGGTGGGGGGACATGGGGTACCGATCGACCCCAACTATCTCTCGTACCGCAGCCGGACCCTGGGCCATCCGCTGCGCCTGGTGGAACTCGCCCGCGAGGTGAACGACCGTATGCCCCGCTATGTCACCCAGCGGGCCACGACCCTGCTGAACGAGCACGGCAAGTCCGCGCGCGGCGCGCGGGTGCTGCTGCTCGGGGTGACATACAAGCCCGACCTGCCCGACCAGGAGGGCGCTCCGGCACGCGAGATCGCGACCCGGCTGATGGAGCTGGGAGCACAGCTGAGCTACCACGACCCCTATGTGCCGCAGTGGCGCGTCGCCGGTCAGCCGGTACCGCGCGCGGACTCCCTGTACGAGGCCGCGGCGGCCGCGGATCTGACGCTGCTGCTCCAGCACCACCGCACCTATGACCTGCAAGGCCTCGCCGCGAAGGCCCAGCTCCTGCTGGACACCCGCGGCGCGAGCCCCGCCGGCGCGGCCTACCGGCTCTAG
- a CDS encoding glycerol-3-phosphate dehydrogenase/oxidase has protein sequence MRTATLGPAERTEALARMAERELDVLVVGGGVVGAGTVLDAATRGLSTGIVEARDWASGTSSRSSKLIHGGLRYLEMLDFALVREALKERGLLLQRLAPHLVKPVPFLYPLQHKGWERWYAGSGVALYDAMSISSGHGRGLPVHRHLSRRRALRVAPALKREALVGALQYYDARVDDARYVATLVRTAAAYGAYAANRARVVGFLREGERVVGARIQDLELGGEFEVRAKQVVNATGVWTDDTQSLIAERGQFHVRASKGIHLVVPKDRINSSSGLILRTEKSVLFVIPWGRHWIIGTTDTDWDLDKAHPAASSADIDYLLEHVNTVLSTPLTRNDVQGVYAGLRPLLAGESDATSKLSREHTVAHPVPGLVVIAGGKYTTYRVMAKDAVDEAVHGLDHRVAECCTEEVPLAGAEGYHALWNARARIATRTGLHVARVEHLLNRYGSLTDELLELIGADPSLGEPLPCADDYLRAEVVYACSHEGARHLDDVLTRRTRISIETFDRGARSARECAELMATVLGWDEDQIKREVEHYEKRVEAERESQLQPDDQTADAARLGAPDIVPL, from the coding sequence GTGAGGACAGCGACACTGGGACCGGCCGAGCGGACGGAAGCACTCGCCCGAATGGCCGAACGAGAGCTGGATGTACTGGTCGTCGGCGGGGGAGTGGTCGGCGCGGGCACGGTGCTGGACGCCGCGACCCGCGGTCTGTCAACCGGCATCGTGGAGGCGCGCGACTGGGCCTCGGGCACCTCCAGCCGCTCCAGCAAGCTGATCCACGGTGGGTTGCGCTACCTGGAGATGCTGGACTTCGCCCTCGTACGCGAGGCGCTCAAGGAACGCGGGCTGCTGTTGCAGCGGCTCGCGCCCCATCTGGTCAAACCGGTCCCCTTCCTCTACCCGTTGCAGCACAAGGGCTGGGAGCGCTGGTACGCGGGCTCGGGTGTGGCACTCTACGACGCCATGTCGATCTCCTCCGGGCATGGCCGGGGGCTGCCCGTACACCGGCATCTGTCCAGGCGCCGTGCGCTGCGTGTCGCCCCCGCGCTGAAGCGGGAGGCGCTGGTCGGTGCGTTGCAGTATTACGACGCGCGGGTGGATGACGCCCGCTATGTGGCCACCTTGGTGCGGACGGCGGCGGCGTACGGGGCGTATGCCGCCAACCGGGCCCGGGTTGTTGGCTTCCTCCGCGAGGGTGAGCGTGTCGTCGGTGCCCGGATCCAGGATCTGGAGCTGGGCGGCGAGTTCGAGGTCCGGGCGAAGCAGGTCGTCAACGCCACCGGAGTGTGGACGGATGACACCCAGTCACTGATCGCGGAGCGTGGGCAGTTCCATGTACGGGCGTCCAAGGGCATCCATCTGGTGGTGCCGAAGGACCGGATCAACTCCAGCAGCGGGCTGATTCTGCGGACTGAGAAGAGCGTGCTGTTCGTCATCCCCTGGGGGCGGCACTGGATCATCGGTACGACGGACACCGACTGGGATCTGGACAAGGCGCATCCAGCGGCGTCCAGCGCGGATATCGACTATCTGCTCGAACATGTCAACACCGTGCTGTCAACGCCGTTGACCAGGAATGATGTCCAGGGCGTCTACGCCGGGCTGCGGCCGCTGCTGGCCGGGGAGTCGGACGCCACAAGCAAGCTGTCCCGCGAGCACACCGTCGCCCACCCGGTACCGGGGCTGGTTGTGATCGCGGGCGGCAAGTACACGACGTACCGGGTGATGGCCAAGGACGCGGTGGACGAGGCGGTGCACGGCCTTGACCACCGGGTGGCGGAGTGCTGCACGGAGGAGGTGCCGCTGGCCGGGGCGGAGGGGTACCACGCGCTGTGGAACGCCCGGGCCCGGATCGCCACCCGTACGGGCCTGCATGTCGCCCGCGTCGAGCATCTGCTGAACCGTTATGGCTCGCTCACCGATGAGCTGCTGGAGCTGATCGGTGCGGATCCCTCGCTCGGTGAGCCGCTGCCGTGCGCCGATGACTATCTGCGGGCCGAGGTCGTCTACGCCTGCTCGCATGAGGGCGCGCGGCACCTGGACGATGTGCTCACCCGGCGTACCCGGATCTCCATCGAGACCTTCGACCGGGGGGCGCGCAGTGCGCGGGAGTGCGCGGAGTTGATGGCGACGGTGCTGGGGTGGGACGAGGATCAGATCAAGCGGGAGGTCGAGCATTACGAGAAGCGGGTTGAGGCGGAGCGGGAGTCGCAGCTTCAGCCCGATGACCAGACGGCTGATGCGGCGCGCCTGGGTGCGCCCGACATCGTCCCGCTCTAA
- a CDS encoding serine/threonine-protein kinase has protein sequence MGENAEGAAGGKETGRLLNGRYRLGDVLGRGGMGTVWRARDEVLGRTVAVKELRFPSDIDEEEKRRLVTRTLREAKAIARIRSGSAITVFDVVDEDGRPWIVMELVEGRSLADDIREDGPLTPRRAAEVGLAILNVLRAAHREGIVHRDVKPSNVLIEEETGRVVLTDFGIAKVEGDPSVTSTGMLVGAPSYISPERARGQLPGPPADMWSLGALLYASVEGHPPYDKGSAIATLTAVMTDPLEPPTRAGALEEAIYGLLLKDPEKRLDDAGARVLLESVLDVPEESEKVEVPAATATVVLPEESPGGDETGVAASSGNGTRRPPLGVIIAAVVVVLLGVLGAVLAFAMGDGDNGGSSGKDDNAAVTDGSRGDGGGDAKEEKGEKGAKEEKEKKEAKEGESGGEGGDKGADSRGKAGLPEGYRSLTDDQFRFSMAMPDGWKRIGTAGLNSGGKYSAGKGSLPQLQVDFSDSPKDDALRAWQLLESAVRGASTDYKQLSMKSVEWRDYPTVADWHFERKEHGERVHVLNRGFKVDDKHGYAIVVTCEVDEWDGEQCRTLRETAFETFQPAD, from the coding sequence ATGGGCGAGAACGCCGAAGGCGCTGCCGGGGGCAAGGAGACTGGGCGGCTGCTCAACGGGCGCTACCGGCTCGGAGACGTGCTCGGTCGTGGCGGCATGGGCACGGTGTGGCGGGCGCGGGATGAAGTCCTGGGCCGTACGGTCGCCGTGAAGGAGCTGCGTTTCCCCTCGGATATCGACGAGGAGGAGAAGCGACGGCTCGTCACACGGACGCTGCGTGAGGCCAAGGCGATCGCCCGGATCCGCAGCGGCAGTGCCATTACCGTCTTCGATGTGGTCGATGAGGATGGCCGCCCGTGGATCGTCATGGAGCTCGTCGAGGGCCGTTCACTCGCCGATGACATCCGCGAGGACGGCCCCCTGACACCGCGTCGGGCCGCCGAGGTGGGGCTTGCGATCCTCAACGTTCTGCGCGCCGCGCACCGCGAGGGGATCGTCCACCGCGATGTCAAGCCGTCCAATGTGCTGATAGAGGAGGAGACCGGCCGGGTCGTCCTCACCGACTTCGGCATCGCCAAGGTCGAGGGCGACCCCTCGGTCACCTCGACCGGAATGCTGGTGGGCGCGCCCTCGTACATCTCGCCGGAGCGGGCACGCGGTCAGCTCCCGGGCCCGCCCGCCGATATGTGGTCGCTGGGTGCCCTGCTCTACGCGTCCGTCGAGGGACATCCGCCGTACGACAAGGGGTCGGCGATCGCCACGCTGACCGCGGTGATGACCGATCCCCTGGAGCCGCCGACCCGCGCCGGTGCGCTGGAGGAGGCCATCTACGGGCTGCTGCTCAAGGACCCGGAGAAGCGGCTGGACGACGCCGGGGCGAGGGTGCTTCTGGAGTCCGTACTGGACGTCCCGGAGGAGTCGGAAAAGGTCGAGGTGCCCGCGGCGACCGCGACGGTTGTGCTGCCGGAGGAGTCCCCCGGGGGTGATGAGACCGGCGTCGCGGCGTCCTCGGGTAACGGCACCCGTCGGCCGCCGCTCGGGGTCATCATCGCGGCGGTCGTGGTCGTGCTGCTCGGAGTTCTCGGGGCGGTGCTCGCCTTCGCGATGGGCGACGGCGACAACGGTGGCTCGTCCGGCAAGGATGACAACGCGGCGGTTACCGACGGGAGTCGCGGGGACGGCGGGGGCGACGCCAAGGAGGAGAAGGGGGAGAAGGGGGCCAAGGAAGAGAAGGAGAAGAAGGAGGCAAAGGAGGGCGAGAGCGGGGGTGAGGGGGGTGACAAGGGCGCGGACTCCCGCGGTAAGGCTGGGCTGCCCGAGGGGTATCGGTCCCTCACCGATGACCAGTTCCGTTTCTCCATGGCCATGCCGGACGGCTGGAAACGCATTGGAACAGCGGGCTTGAACTCCGGCGGTAAGTACTCCGCCGGCAAGGGCTCACTGCCCCAGCTTCAGGTGGACTTCAGCGACAGTCCGAAGGATGACGCGCTGCGCGCCTGGCAGCTTCTCGAAAGTGCGGTCCGGGGCGCCAGCACCGACTACAAGCAACTCAGCATGAAGTCCGTTGAGTGGCGTGACTACCCGACCGTCGCTGACTGGCACTTCGAACGCAAGGAGCACGGCGAGCGGGTGCACGTCCTCAACCGTGGCTTCAAGGTGGACGACAAGCACGGCTACGCCATCGTCGTCACCTGCGAAGTGGACGAATGGGACGGTGAGCAGTGCCGCACCCTGCGGGAGACGGCCTTCGAAACGTTCCAGCCCGCCGACTGA
- a CDS encoding serine/threonine protein kinase: MDDYAGRLLAERYRLPRPPSEEYELRESRAYDTASGQEVLVRQVPLPEIVDAEMPGEHHEPGAARRPLGRATRRPADPAVRRAVEAALAASRIPDHPRLDQVFDVFVEDDGLWIVSELVAARPLAAVLAERPLSPHRAAEIAADLLAALSAVHTFGWTHRNITARSVLICDDGRALLTGLASGAAEEALCGYDPLPTEGPMAPGPLPPEDREAREANGEPVPHRAASSRATIAHRAARSGAIAAYRAGAAAARVAEEERAVHAPWGGDKPGPATTVPAQPERAIPDPQPQQTPAEWGTPEPGEDGRYRGPATALAAERARQARMTMVGPVTERWAPEQAGPVYENWRLAPPVGPAADLWAVGALLFRAVQGHAPYPEESVTDLAQLVCAEPPAFAEECGPLRPVIESLLRQDPTERPEFEELSGWLRSLVRSAPEPEVGRRTVTAQLPPESGGRDSRRLPIVRRRGELVRRRRNEKRPVRVAGSRHRRGRERSRQRPRSPRRLGRLLVSLVLVGLVAAIVYAMVFMPKAESSDSGANRRGSVGGGPSEGAPPPSPPAEPSPPQEPGSQTPQSTRPAPAPQGYTLQKDPAGFQIAVPKGWARGQTSGGQVRYSKGGLQMLVVPGRDSTAKYGTDPREYQLSDEPELSEYRDSNGWKTVSGVRSITVGETAMAEGEFSWKGSGGKTLLRNRAMILGGKYHVVLVRGPESQRTAIDEHFSQVVDTYRATG, encoded by the coding sequence GTGGACGATTACGCGGGTCGGCTGCTGGCCGAGCGATACCGCTTGCCGCGGCCTCCCTCCGAAGAGTACGAGCTGCGGGAGTCGCGCGCGTACGACACCGCCAGCGGGCAGGAAGTCCTCGTACGCCAGGTGCCGTTGCCCGAAATCGTGGACGCGGAGATGCCCGGCGAGCACCATGAGCCCGGTGCCGCGCGGCGGCCGCTCGGACGGGCGACCCGGCGGCCCGCCGATCCGGCCGTGCGGCGTGCGGTGGAGGCGGCGCTGGCCGCTTCCCGTATACCGGACCATCCACGGCTCGACCAGGTCTTCGATGTCTTCGTCGAGGACGACGGCCTGTGGATCGTCAGTGAGCTGGTCGCGGCCCGGCCGCTCGCCGCGGTCCTCGCCGAGCGGCCGCTGAGCCCGCACCGGGCCGCTGAGATCGCCGCCGATCTGCTGGCCGCGCTGAGCGCCGTGCACACCTTCGGCTGGACGCACCGCAACATCACCGCCCGCTCCGTGCTGATCTGCGACGACGGACGCGCCCTCCTCACCGGGCTGGCCTCCGGCGCCGCGGAGGAGGCGCTGTGCGGCTACGACCCGTTGCCCACCGAGGGCCCGATGGCCCCCGGCCCCCTCCCGCCGGAGGACCGGGAGGCCAGGGAGGCCAACGGCGAGCCCGTCCCGCACAGAGCCGCTTCGTCCCGGGCCACCATCGCCCACCGGGCCGCCCGCAGCGGGGCCATCGCCGCGTACCGGGCGGGCGCCGCGGCGGCCAGGGTGGCCGAGGAGGAGCGCGCCGTGCACGCGCCCTGGGGCGGTGACAAGCCGGGCCCGGCCACCACGGTCCCAGCGCAGCCCGAACGGGCCATACCGGACCCGCAGCCCCAGCAGACCCCCGCCGAGTGGGGCACCCCGGAGCCGGGTGAGGACGGCCGCTATCGGGGTCCCGCCACCGCGCTCGCCGCCGAGCGGGCCCGGCAGGCCCGGATGACCATGGTGGGCCCGGTCACCGAGCGGTGGGCGCCCGAGCAGGCCGGCCCGGTGTACGAGAACTGGCGGCTGGCGCCGCCGGTGGGACCGGCCGCCGATCTGTGGGCCGTGGGGGCGCTGCTCTTCCGGGCCGTACAGGGCCATGCGCCCTACCCCGAGGAGAGCGTCACCGATCTGGCCCAGCTTGTCTGTGCCGAGCCGCCCGCCTTCGCCGAGGAGTGCGGCCCGCTGCGCCCGGTCATCGAGTCGCTGCTACGCCAGGACCCCACCGAGCGCCCGGAGTTCGAGGAGCTGAGCGGCTGGCTGCGCTCGCTGGTCCGCTCCGCGCCCGAGCCGGAGGTGGGACGGCGCACCGTCACCGCGCAGCTTCCCCCGGAGTCCGGTGGGCGCGACTCCCGGCGGCTGCCGATCGTACGGCGGCGGGGCGAGCTCGTACGGCGGCGGCGTAACGAGAAGCGGCCGGTGCGGGTGGCGGGGAGCCGGCACCGGCGGGGCCGGGAGCGATCACGGCAACGGCCGCGGAGCCCGCGCAGGCTGGGGCGGCTGTTGGTCAGCCTGGTGCTGGTCGGTCTGGTGGCGGCGATCGTCTACGCGATGGTCTTTATGCCGAAAGCGGAGAGCAGCGACAGCGGCGCCAACCGGCGGGGCTCCGTGGGCGGCGGGCCGAGCGAAGGGGCGCCACCGCCCTCACCGCCTGCCGAGCCCTCCCCGCCGCAGGAGCCCGGCAGCCAGACGCCGCAGTCCACACGGCCCGCACCGGCGCCGCAGGGCTACACCCTGCAGAAGGACCCGGCGGGCTTCCAGATCGCCGTACCGAAGGGCTGGGCGCGCGGGCAGACCAGCGGCGGCCAAGTGCGCTACAGCAAGGGCGGCTTGCAGATGCTCGTGGTCCCGGGCCGGGACAGCACCGCCAAGTACGGCACGGATCCCCGTGAGTATCAGCTCTCCGATGAACCGGAGCTGTCCGAGTACCGCGACTCCAACGGCTGGAAGACCGTCAGCGGGGTGCGCAGCATCACCGTCGGCGAGACCGCGATGGCCGAGGGCGAGTTCTCCTGGAAGGGCAGCGGCGGCAAGACGCTGCTGCGCAACCGGGCGATGATCCTCGGCGGTAAGTACCACGTGGTGCTGGTCAGGGGACCGGAGAGCCAGCGGACGGCGATTGATGAGCACTTCTCCCAGGTCGTGGACACCTACCGGGCGACCGGCTAG
- a CDS encoding succinic semialdehyde dehydrogenase — MTDSKDSNPVAPTPAGARTAADVVTPELAARLSRGVVGSGSTACHTPFTGEKLADLPESTPEDVATAFDRARAAQREWADRSVRQRAAVLLRFHDLVLTRQAEVLDLIQLETGKTRLHAHEEVQAVVVAARHYGRKAPAYLRPKRHQGAIPTLTQVRELRQPRGVIGQIAPWNYPFELSIGDALPAFAAGNAVVMKPDTETALTALWARELLIEAGLPADVWQIVLGEGPVIGPEVVQRGDYISFTGSTRTGREVAQSAAARLVGCSLELGGKNAMLVLDDADLDKAAAGAVRGCFSSAGQLCISIERLYVHEAVADAFLDRFVARTKAMRLGSALAYGADMGSLVSANQLQNVTRHVDEAVAKGATVLAGGKARPDIGPLFYEPTILDGVESPMAICGEETFGPVVSIYRFTDAEDAVSLANATPYGLNSSVWSTSARRARAVATRLRTGTVNINEGYASAYGSVKAPMGGMGDSGVGRRHGSEGILKYTEAQTVAHQRLLPMAPSLGMSHEQYAAFMTRSLKALKTLRFR; from the coding sequence ATGACGGACTCGAAGGACAGCAACCCGGTCGCTCCCACCCCCGCCGGTGCCCGTACGGCGGCCGATGTGGTCACCCCCGAGCTGGCCGCCCGGCTCAGTCGGGGCGTGGTCGGCAGTGGCAGTACCGCGTGCCATACGCCCTTCACCGGGGAGAAGCTGGCCGACCTCCCGGAGTCCACCCCCGAGGACGTCGCCACTGCCTTCGACCGCGCCCGTGCCGCACAGCGGGAGTGGGCCGACCGGTCCGTACGGCAGCGGGCGGCCGTCCTGCTGCGCTTCCACGATCTTGTACTCACCCGGCAGGCCGAGGTGCTGGACCTGATCCAGCTGGAGACCGGCAAGACCCGGCTGCACGCGCATGAGGAGGTGCAGGCGGTCGTCGTGGCCGCCCGGCACTACGGCCGCAAGGCGCCCGCGTATCTGCGCCCCAAGCGCCACCAGGGCGCCATCCCCACCCTCACCCAGGTGCGCGAACTGCGCCAGCCGCGCGGGGTGATCGGTCAGATCGCCCCCTGGAACTACCCCTTTGAGCTCTCCATCGGTGACGCCCTGCCCGCCTTCGCCGCGGGCAACGCGGTCGTGATGAAACCCGACACCGAGACCGCGCTGACCGCGCTGTGGGCGCGCGAGCTGCTGATCGAGGCCGGGCTGCCGGCGGACGTCTGGCAGATCGTCCTCGGCGAGGGGCCGGTCATCGGCCCCGAAGTCGTTCAGCGCGGTGACTACATCTCCTTCACCGGCTCCACCCGTACCGGCCGTGAGGTTGCCCAGAGCGCGGCGGCCCGCCTGGTCGGCTGTTCCCTTGAGCTCGGCGGCAAGAACGCCATGCTGGTCCTGGACGACGCCGACCTGGACAAGGCGGCAGCGGGCGCGGTCCGCGGCTGCTTCTCCTCCGCGGGCCAGCTCTGCATCTCCATTGAACGCCTCTATGTCCATGAAGCGGTCGCCGACGCCTTTCTGGACCGCTTTGTGGCCCGTACGAAGGCGATGCGGCTCGGCTCCGCGCTGGCCTATGGCGCCGATATGGGCTCCCTCGTCTCGGCGAACCAGCTGCAGAACGTCACCCGCCATGTCGACGAGGCCGTAGCCAAGGGCGCCACCGTCCTCGCGGGCGGAAAGGCCAGGCCCGATATCGGCCCGCTCTTCTATGAGCCCACCATCCTCGACGGCGTTGAGTCCCCGATGGCCATATGCGGCGAGGAGACCTTCGGCCCGGTCGTCTCCATCTACCGCTTCACCGACGCGGAGGATGCGGTCTCGCTGGCCAACGCCACGCCGTACGGCCTCAACTCCAGCGTCTGGTCCACCTCCGCCCGGCGCGCCCGCGCCGTCGCCACCCGGCTGCGCACCGGCACGGTCAACATCAACGAGGGGTACGCCTCCGCCTACGGCAGCGTCAAGGCACCAATGGGCGGTATGGGCGACTCGGGTGTGGGCCGCCGCCATGGCTCCGAGGGCATCCTGAAGTACACCGAGGCGCAGACGGTGGCGCACCAGCGTCTGCTGCCGATGGCTCCCTCGCTGGGTATGAGCCATGAGCAGTACGCGGCCTTTATGACGCGCTCCCTGAAGGCGCTCAAGACGCTCCGCTTCCGCTGA